Proteins encoded by one window of Ulvibacter sp. MAR_2010_11:
- a CDS encoding DUF6428 family protein yields the protein MKTQELLQVLETHKDKALLFEYAPNQLVGANYHITEVKHIAVDSVDCGARTDSWKETIVQLWESPSEKDKTEFMSTYKALGILKKVGSIKPFDMTSEVKFEYGNSLFHTAQLFVNDYEIKNNQLLFKLAVEKTDCKAKEACGVPETVEKTEEVACCAPGGGCC from the coding sequence ATGAAAACACAAGAATTATTGCAAGTATTAGAAACTCATAAGGATAAGGCCTTATTGTTTGAATATGCCCCCAATCAACTGGTTGGCGCAAATTATCATATCACCGAAGTGAAACACATCGCCGTGGATTCTGTGGATTGCGGTGCCCGAACCGACTCGTGGAAGGAAACCATTGTTCAACTATGGGAAAGTCCTTCAGAAAAGGACAAAACCGAATTTATGAGCACCTACAAAGCCTTGGGCATTCTTAAAAAAGTAGGGAGTATAAAGCCGTTTGACATGACTTCCGAAGTGAAATTTGAATATGGAAATTCCTTATTTCACACTGCACAACTTTTTGTTAACGATTACGAAATAAAAAACAATCAATTACTTTTTAAATTAGCTGTCGAGAAAACCGATTGCAAGGCTAAAGAAGCTTGTGGTGTTCCTGAAACTGTTGAAAAGACTGAAGAAGTAGCATGTTGCGCCCCGGGTGGCGGTTGTTGTTAA
- a CDS encoding helix-turn-helix transcriptional regulator, whose translation MGVSKRHIHSVGVNQLADLAKVLSHPARISILNYIGDCEGCLCKDIATTIRLSQPTTSQHLQVIKNSGLLKSHFEGKSQYYTINKDRLSKLKELFHDFFETAEQKCC comes from the coding sequence ATGGGCGTTTCTAAAAGACATATTCATTCGGTTGGTGTAAATCAGTTGGCCGATTTGGCAAAAGTACTCTCACATCCTGCTCGGATTTCAATCCTGAATTACATTGGGGATTGTGAAGGATGCTTGTGTAAGGATATAGCAACGACTATTCGTTTGTCGCAGCCTACCACTTCACAGCATTTACAGGTAATTAAAAACTCCGGCCTGCTGAAAAGTCATTTTGAAGGGAAAAGTCAGTATTATACTATTAACAAAGACCGCTTGTCGAAATTAAAAGAGCTGTTTCACGATTTCTTTGAAACGGCCGAACAAAAATGTTGCTAA